The proteins below come from a single Acaryochloris sp. CCMEE 5410 genomic window:
- a CDS encoding cell division protein SepF: MDNIIPLFSTSQPEIKVVKPSSFEEAQQAVDHLKSGCLVMCNVSELPFKLAQRIIDFLSGSIDILSGDVVKVGSGVFLYSLTEIEVAGFQDQRSA; encoded by the coding sequence ATGGACAATATCATTCCTCTATTTAGTACTTCACAGCCGGAGATTAAGGTTGTGAAGCCCAGCTCCTTTGAAGAAGCCCAACAAGCAGTCGATCACCTTAAAAGTGGTTGTCTGGTAATGTGTAATGTTTCTGAACTCCCCTTTAAGCTAGCTCAGCGCATTATCGATTTTTTATCCGGTAGTATCGATATTCTCTCTGGAGATGTCGTGAAAGTGGGTAGTGGCGTTTTTCTCTACAGTTTGACGGAAATTGAAGTAGCGGGCTTCCAGGATCAGCGATCTGCTTAA
- the nadA gene encoding quinolinate synthase NadA, whose product MFTTALRPNDVLSTPHDLVGAINDLKKDLNAIVLAHYYQEPEIQDVADYLGDSLGLSRQAADTNAEVIVFAGVHFMAETAKILNPDKLVLLPDVDAGCSLADSCPPDQFATFKAAHPDHLVISYINCTAEIKAMSDIICTSSNAVHIVNQIPVDQPIIFAPDQNLGRYVMAETGRDLVLWQGSCIVHETFSERRLIELKTKNPQAEVIAHPECEATILRHASFIGSTTALLKYTQTSPLDTFIVATESGILHQMEKQAPGKQFIPAPPTGNCACNECPYMRLNTLEKLYVSMRDRKPEITIPEDIRQAALHPIQRMLEMSV is encoded by the coding sequence GTGTTTACAACCGCCCTTCGCCCAAATGATGTTTTGTCAACGCCCCATGATTTAGTGGGTGCGATTAATGACCTAAAGAAAGACCTGAATGCCATTGTCTTGGCTCACTACTATCAAGAGCCCGAGATCCAAGATGTCGCAGATTACTTAGGGGACTCTTTAGGCCTCTCTCGCCAAGCTGCTGACACCAATGCTGAAGTCATTGTTTTCGCTGGCGTTCATTTCATGGCGGAGACGGCTAAAATTTTGAATCCAGATAAATTGGTATTGCTGCCTGATGTGGACGCCGGTTGTTCTTTGGCAGATAGTTGTCCCCCTGACCAATTTGCCACTTTCAAAGCTGCTCACCCCGATCACTTGGTGATTTCCTACATCAACTGTACGGCTGAGATTAAGGCCATGAGCGACATCATCTGCACTAGCTCCAACGCGGTTCATATCGTCAATCAAATCCCCGTCGATCAACCGATTATTTTTGCTCCTGATCAAAATCTGGGTCGCTACGTGATGGCCGAAACGGGGCGGGACTTGGTGCTCTGGCAAGGAAGCTGTATCGTTCATGAAACCTTTTCTGAACGGCGGTTGATTGAACTCAAAACCAAAAATCCCCAAGCAGAGGTGATTGCTCACCCGGAATGCGAAGCTACCATTTTGAGACATGCCAGCTTTATTGGCTCGACAACAGCTCTCCTGAAATATACGCAAACCAGTCCCCTAGACACCTTTATCGTGGCGACGGAATCGGGCATTTTGCACCAGATGGAGAAGCAGGCCCCCGGCAAGCAATTTATTCCGGCTCCACCGACGGGGAACTGTGCCTGTAATGAATGCCCCTACATGCGGTTGAACACGTTGGAGAAGCTGTATGTATCGATGCGCGATCGCAAACCGGAAATCACGATACCGGAAGACATTCGCCAAGCTGCCCTCCATCCCATTCAGCGCATGCTAGAGATGAGTGTTTGA
- the eis gene encoding enhanced intracellular survival protein Eis — protein sequence MSQISHQHYEVGIPTTSRQVQALGQLLTQCFNVSAEHWQTFARQLGQDNLRVICHGDTVLGGLGIYPMGQWFGGQRIPMHGIAGVGIAPEYRGAGVARSLMAETVKTLHQQGVPLATLYASTSQLYRSVGFEQAGTYCLYELSTQSLTIQDRSLPITAMDPSDLAVLIELYEQRAQQTNGNLDRHPAIWEQMIEDDTPIYTYLIGEQAHPEGYVIFAHQVDSGCYNINIYDWVWITPAAGQRLWTFFADHRSLAKDIQWYGAPVDPLQLFLAEQTYQVKKTERWLMRIVDLPKALTLRGYPPALEAELHLQVDDPLVPANSGQFVLQVSQGQGQVRTGGRGDLKLNIRGLAPLYSSLLTAQELKLLGAVDGSREVLALATTLFSGPQPWLSDHF from the coding sequence ATGTCCCAGATTTCCCATCAGCACTACGAGGTTGGCATCCCCACCACCTCCCGACAAGTCCAGGCCTTGGGCCAATTGTTAACCCAGTGTTTTAATGTGTCTGCCGAGCATTGGCAAACCTTTGCCCGGCAGCTGGGACAAGATAATTTAAGGGTCATTTGCCATGGTGACACCGTATTAGGGGGCCTAGGGATTTATCCCATGGGCCAGTGGTTTGGCGGGCAGCGCATTCCCATGCATGGTATTGCTGGCGTGGGCATCGCCCCAGAATATCGAGGGGCAGGGGTCGCCCGGTCCCTGATGGCTGAAACCGTGAAAACCTTGCATCAGCAGGGCGTTCCGTTAGCAACCTTGTATGCGTCCACCTCACAGCTCTATCGAAGCGTGGGGTTTGAACAAGCGGGCACTTACTGCCTCTATGAGCTGTCCACCCAGTCCTTGACGATTCAAGATCGGAGTTTACCGATCACGGCGATGGACCCCAGTGATTTAGCTGTCTTGATTGAGCTGTATGAGCAGCGAGCCCAGCAAACCAACGGTAACCTGGATCGCCACCCGGCGATTTGGGAACAGATGATAGAGGATGATACGCCTATCTATACCTACCTAATTGGGGAACAGGCCCACCCGGAGGGATATGTGATCTTTGCCCATCAGGTGGATTCAGGGTGTTACAACATCAATATTTACGACTGGGTCTGGATTACTCCCGCCGCAGGACAACGGCTATGGACCTTTTTCGCCGATCATCGGTCCTTAGCCAAGGATATCCAGTGGTATGGGGCTCCAGTCGATCCATTGCAGCTTTTTCTGGCGGAACAAACCTATCAGGTAAAGAAAACAGAACGCTGGTTGATGCGGATTGTCGATTTACCCAAGGCGTTAACCCTGCGGGGCTACCCACCTGCCCTGGAAGCAGAGCTGCATTTACAAGTAGACGATCCGCTCGTGCCTGCTAATTCAGGCCAGTTTGTATTGCAAGTATCCCAAGGACAGGGGCAGGTGAGAACCGGGGGGCGGGGAGACTTGAAATTGAATATTCGCGGTCTTGCGCCGCTCTATTCCAGTCTGCTGACGGCCCAGGAGTTAAAGTTACTGGGGGCTGTCGATGGTTCGAGGGAGGTTCTGGCTTTGGCAACCACACTCTTTAGTGGTCCTCAACCGTGGCTGAGCGATCATTTCTAG
- the glcD gene encoding glycolate oxidase subunit GlcD → MIATDTQRNWQPIIRQMQTVVGQDGVIVTPEELSVYECDGLASYRQRPSLVVLPQTTEEVAAVVEICDRNQIPFVARGSGTGLSGGAMPTEGCVLIVTSRMNKILEIDIENQCVVVQPGVINAWVTQAVAPDGFYYAPDPSSQIICSIGGNIAENSGGVHCLKYGVTTNHVLGMKMVLTNGEVVDLGGKVADMPGYDLTGVFVGSEGTLGIATEITLRILRSADAISVLLADFTTIDAAGKTVADIIGAGVIPAGMEIMDNFSINAVEDVVATDCYPRDAGSILLIELDGLQVEVNASSERVKEICRQNGARNITVATEPEERLRLWQGRKAAFAAAGKLSPNYFVQDGVIPRTELAYVLGEINALGDKFGYRIANVFHAGDGNLHPLILYDESVPGSLEKVEELGGEILKLCVRVGGSISGEHGIGADKRCYMPDMFSEADLETMQWVRHVFNPKELANPGKVFPTPRTCGEGAHTHLPVEIDGAMLF, encoded by the coding sequence ATGATTGCCACAGATACTCAACGCAATTGGCAACCGATTATCCGACAAATGCAAACCGTTGTCGGCCAAGATGGGGTGATCGTCACGCCAGAAGAGTTATCGGTTTACGAGTGCGATGGCTTAGCGAGCTACCGACAACGACCTAGCCTGGTTGTTTTGCCACAAACGACGGAAGAGGTGGCAGCGGTGGTGGAGATTTGCGATCGCAACCAGATACCGTTCGTGGCCAGAGGCTCGGGAACAGGTCTGTCTGGCGGAGCAATGCCTACAGAAGGTTGTGTGTTAATCGTGACCTCCCGCATGAATAAAATCCTCGAAATTGATATTGAGAACCAATGCGTGGTGGTCCAACCGGGGGTGATTAATGCTTGGGTGACCCAGGCGGTCGCCCCTGATGGCTTTTACTATGCCCCTGATCCGTCCAGCCAGATTATTTGCTCCATCGGTGGCAATATTGCCGAGAATTCCGGTGGCGTCCACTGTCTCAAGTATGGGGTGACCACCAACCATGTCTTGGGAATGAAAATGGTCCTCACCAACGGTGAAGTGGTGGATCTAGGCGGCAAGGTTGCAGATATGCCAGGCTATGACCTGACAGGGGTGTTTGTGGGGTCGGAAGGGACCTTAGGCATTGCCACAGAAATTACCCTGAGAATTTTACGCAGCGCTGATGCTATTTCCGTGCTACTCGCTGATTTCACCACCATTGATGCCGCCGGAAAAACCGTTGCCGACATTATCGGGGCAGGGGTGATTCCCGCTGGCATGGAAATTATGGATAACTTCAGCATCAACGCGGTGGAAGATGTGGTGGCGACAGACTGCTATCCCCGCGATGCGGGTTCTATCCTCTTGATTGAGTTGGATGGTCTGCAAGTTGAAGTGAATGCCAGTAGTGAACGGGTCAAAGAAATTTGCCGCCAAAACGGGGCTCGAAATATCACCGTAGCCACAGAACCAGAAGAACGGCTGAGGCTTTGGCAGGGACGGAAAGCGGCTTTTGCAGCGGCTGGAAAGCTTAGTCCCAACTATTTTGTCCAAGATGGGGTGATTCCAAGAACTGAACTGGCCTACGTATTAGGCGAAATCAACGCCCTTGGTGATAAATTTGGCTACCGCATTGCCAATGTTTTCCATGCCGGAGACGGAAATTTACACCCGCTGATTCTTTATGATGAGTCGGTTCCGGGGTCTTTAGAAAAGGTGGAAGAGTTGGGAGGCGAAATTCTGAAGCTCTGTGTGCGCGTTGGCGGCAGTATTTCCGGTGAACATGGCATTGGGGCGGATAAACGCTGCTATATGCCGGATATGTTCTCGGAGGCGGATTTAGAGACGATGCAGTGGGTCCGTCATGTGTTTAACCCCAAGGAGTTAGCCAATCCTGGTAAGGTTTTTCCCACACCTCGCACCTGTGGGGAAGGGGCCCATACCCATTTACCTGTGGAGATTGATGGGGCGATGCTGTTTTAA